The following proteins are encoded in a genomic region of Methanomassiliicoccales archaeon:
- the rpl18a gene encoding 50S ribosomal protein L18Ae translates to MQGYRAVGSYKFSNMNYRSETQDFKIEVAAKDEKDAVHQIMSNIGSRHRIERKNITISELTALKNEEVTDLVVKHLIGGQ, encoded by the coding sequence ATGCAAGGATACAGAGCAGTTGGCTCATACAAGTTCAGCAATATGAATTACCGTTCCGAAACCCAGGACTTCAAGATCGAGGTCGCTGCAAAGGACGAAAAGGATGCTGTTCACCAGATCATGTCAAACATTGGCAGCAGGCACCGCATCGAGAGGAAGAACATCACCATCTCCGAGCTGACGGCGCTCAAGAACGAAGAGGTTACCGACCTCGTCGTAAAGCACCTTATCGGTGGTCAGTAA